A window of Candidatus Saccharibacteria bacterium oral taxon 488 genomic DNA:
TTGCCATGGTTGCACGCGCTCGATATATTGATTCAATGAACGGATAATCTGCCAAATCTCATCTATCGCTAGATTGAAATTTAACGCTTCCATATTAGCACGGTACGGCCCCATATCGTGCTCAGCTTGCGGCGCATCGCCAATGACGCCGGCTTGATAACTCTGCACCATCTTTGCCACCCGCTGTACCAAATTACCGAGATCATTACCCAGCTCGCCGTTATAAGCCGCTTCAAACTTCTCCCAAGTAAAGTCACCGTCATCCTGAGTTGGCACGTGGCGCAGAAAATAATAGCGAAAGGCCTCGACACCATAGTGCGGGATGATATCAACCGGACCAACACCATTACCGAGACTCTTACTCATTTTGGTACCACCAACATTGATAAAGCCATGGACCAATAGCACTTTTGGCAGCGGCAAGTCCAGCGCCATCAGCATCGCCGGCCAAATCCCGGCATGAAAACGAAGAATATCCTTACCAATCACCTGTACATCCGCCGGCCAAAATGCCTGCCATTCATCAGCTCGATCAGGATAGCCGATGACCGTGATGTAATTACTCAGCGCATCCAGCCAAACATACATCACCTGCGTGTCGTCGCCCGGCACCGGCACACCCCAGCTGAGGTTCTTGCGCGGACGCGAAATTGACACATCTTTCAGGCCATCTTTCATCAACTCCAAAAATTCTTTTTTGCGAAATTCAGGCACAATTTTCATCTTGTTTGATTCAATGGCCTGGCGAATGTTCTCCGAAAAAGCACTGGTTTTGAAATAATAATTTTCCTCGCTCAGCCGTTGGTACGGCGACTGATGATCAGGACAAATGCCATTATTTTCAGCCGCTTCTTTGTCAGTGACGAACGCCTCGCAGCCCTGACAATACCAGCCCTCATAAGTGCCTTTGTAGATGTAACCGGCCGCAGCAAGTTTCTGCCAAATATACTGCACCGCACTA
This region includes:
- a CDS encoding methionine--tRNA ligase yields the protein MTKQHAYITTAIPYVNGLPHIGHAMDYMLADVWTRYQQQNGREVRFQTGVDEHGNKIAAKAASQNQTPQAYVDQMHGNFQNMIAELNISATDFIRTTDPHHVSAVQYIWQKLAAAGYIYKGTYEGWYCQGCEAFVTDKEAAENNGICPDHQSPYQRLSEENYYFKTSAFSENIRQAIESNKMKIVPEFRKKEFLELMKDGLKDVSISRPRKNLSWGVPVPGDDTQVMYVWLDALSNYITVIGYPDRADEWQAFWPADVQVIGKDILRFHAGIWPAMLMALDLPLPKVLLVHGFINVGGTKMSKSLGNGVGPVDIIPHYGVEAFRYYFLRHVPTQDDGDFTWEKFEAAYNGELGNDLGNLVQRVAKMVQSYQAGVIGDAPQAEHDMGPYRANMEALNFNLAIDEIWQIIRSLNQYIERVQPWQVAKKRDKDPEAEAHLGEILAHASGTLLQVSNMLRPFMPQTAEKIHDMFASGVVPSELTPLFPRKYLHTSDPRAPKVEAQGK